Proteins co-encoded in one Quercus robur chromosome 8, dhQueRobu3.1, whole genome shotgun sequence genomic window:
- the LOC126696016 gene encoding uncharacterized protein LOC126696016, with amino-acid sequence MEAHPAHHSEQGLCPKKGRTEDKKERDNRKTGPLGRSQNYTPLNAPLDQVLMQIKDDPSLKWPKKMKGDPNKRNKSKYCCFHRDHGHDTDECYDLKQQIENLIRQEKLRHFVGRDHRDEKLKGKMEESSRPPLGEIRIIIGGSSMGQSSKSKKTYLKVVQNVQLSRRSPRTRTMDEPAISFTDKDAERIHHPHDDAIVITLLIADYTTRRVLVDNGSSADIFYYPAFQQMRLGRDQLRPVCSPLVGFRGMKVQLVGTIT; translated from the coding sequence ATGGAAGCGCACCCAGCACACCACTCAGAACAAGGCCTttgtccaaagaagggacggacaGAAGATAAGAAGGAACGAGATAACAGGAAGACGGGTCCTTTGGGAAGAAGCCAGAACTATACACCCCTAAACGCTCCACTTGATCAGgtgctcatgcaaatcaaagacgaCCCTTCCCTAAAATggccaaagaagatgaagggagatcccaataagcGCAATAAGAGTAAATATTGTTGCTTCCACAGGGACCATGGGCATGACACGGATGAATGTTATGACCTGAAACAGCAGATTGAGAACCTTATTAGACAAGAAAAGCTGAGGCACTTTGTTGGAAGGGATCATAGAGATGAGaagttgaaaggaaaaatggagGAATCGTCCCGGCCCCCACTAGGAGAGATAAGGATTATCATTGGAGGAAGCTCGATGGGGCAATCTTCCAAGTCAAAGAAGACGTATCTCAAAGTGGTGCAAAACGTCCAGCTCTCTAGACGATCACCAAGGACGAGAACAATGGACGAGCCGGCCATTTCCTTCACCGACAAAGATGCTGAGAGGATCCATCACCCGCATGACGATGCGATTGTCATTACTCTGCTTATTGCAGATTATACAACCAGAAGAGTGTTAGTTGATAATGGAAGCTCAGCAGACATATTTTACTACCCAGCCTTCCAACAGATGAGGCTTGGGCGGGATCAACTTCGTCCAGTTTGCTCACCATTGGTAGGGTTCAGAGGAATGAAGGTGCAGCTCGTAGGCACCATTACATAA